A single genomic interval of Streptococcus suis harbors:
- a CDS encoding IS66-like element short variant transposase: MGRKVSLKKKLTYPVETETITYKRKKAKGVRQAIFSQFTPEIVHHELQGEDCTCPDCHGQLKEIGSTVQRQELVFIPAQLKRIDHVQHAYKCQACSQKNLSDKIIKAPVPKAPLAHSLGSASIIAHTIHQKFNLKVPNYRQEEDWHKLGLPISRKEIANWHIKSSQYYFEPIYNLLHEKLLEQPILHADETSYKVLENDSQLTYYWTFLSGKHEKNGITLYHHDKRRSGLVVEEFLGDYAGYVHCDMWSAYRQLDKAQLVGCWAHVRRKFFEATPKKTDKTSLGAKGLAYCDRLFALESDWADLSTEERLHKRQTELTPLMDEFFDWCREQAVLPASKLGTAIEYSLKYETTFRAVLSDGDLVLSNNMAERAMKTLVMGRKNWLFSQSFEGAKSTAVILSLLETAKRHGLDAEKYMTYLLEHLPNEESLAKKEVLEAYLPWDKNIKRACK; this comes from the coding sequence TTGGGGAGGAAAGTCTCCCTGAAGAAGAAGCTGACTTACCCAGTTGAAACGGAGACCATCACCTATAAACGCAAGAAAGCTAAGGGAGTTCGTCAGGCTATTTTCAGCCAGTTCACTCCAGAGATTGTGCATCACGAATTGCAGGGCGAAGACTGCACTTGTCCAGACTGTCATGGTCAGCTGAAAGAGATTGGCTCAACTGTTCAACGACAAGAGTTGGTCTTCATTCCTGCACAATTAAAGCGGATTGACCATGTTCAACACGCATACAAGTGTCAGGCATGTAGTCAGAAGAATCTAAGCGATAAGATTATCAAGGCTCCTGTTCCTAAGGCACCTTTGGCACACAGCTTGGGTTCAGCCTCTATCATCGCTCACACCATTCACCAGAAATTCAATCTGAAGGTACCCAATTACCGTCAGGAAGAGGACTGGCATAAACTTGGCCTGCCCATCAGTCGGAAGGAAATAGCCAACTGGCACATCAAGTCTAGTCAGTATTATTTCGAGCCGATTTATAACCTGTTGCACGAGAAATTGTTGGAGCAGCCTATTCTTCATGCGGATGAGACTTCCTACAAGGTCTTAGAAAATGATAGCCAGTTGACCTACTACTGGACTTTCTTGTCTGGGAAACATGAGAAAAATGGAATTACCCTCTATCATCATGACAAACGACGGAGCGGCTTAGTTGTGGAGGAGTTTCTTGGGGACTATGCGGGCTACGTTCATTGTGACATGTGGAGTGCTTATCGTCAATTAGACAAGGCTCAGCTCGTTGGCTGTTGGGCTCATGTTAGACGAAAATTTTTTGAGGCGACTCCTAAGAAGACAGACAAGACTTCTTTAGGAGCCAAGGGTTTAGCCTATTGCGACCGCCTGTTTGCCTTGGAGAGTGACTGGGCTGACCTGTCTACTGAGGAACGGCTACATAAACGGCAGACAGAGTTAACTCCCTTGATGGACGAGTTTTTTGATTGGTGCCGTGAACAGGCTGTCTTGCCAGCTTCCAAATTGGGTACTGCAATAGAGTATAGCCTCAAATACGAAACCACCTTCCGAGCCGTTCTCTCGGACGGTGACCTAGTCCTGTCCAACAATATGGCTGAGAGGGCTATGAAGACCTTGGTGATGGGCAGAAAAAATTGGCTTTTTTCTCAGAGCTTTGAGGGAGCCAAGTCGACAGCTGTCATTTTGAGTCTTTTAGAAACAGCTAAGCGACACGGACTTGATGCAGAAAAATATATGACCTATCTTCTAGAACACTTACCTAATGAGGAGTCGCTCGCAAAAAAGGAGGTTTTAGAAGCCTATTTGCCATGGGATAAA
- a CDS encoding transposase translates to MSSLEKIIETQSKTIEMMANELTLLREQVDYLRQKLYGKSSEKVVYQPGQLSLFGEESLPEEEADLPS, encoded by the coding sequence ATGTCATCACTAGAAAAAATTATTGAAACACAGTCAAAAACGATAGAGATGATGGCTAATGAACTCACTCTCCTTCGAGAACAGGTTGACTATCTGAGACAGAAACTCTACGGAAAATCATCAGAGAAGGTCGTATATCAACCAGGTCAGCTGAGCTTGTTTGGGGAGGAAAGTCTCCCTGAAGAAGAAGCTGACTTACCCAGTTGA
- the tnpB gene encoding IS66 family insertion sequence element accessory protein TnpB (TnpB, as the term is used for proteins encoded by IS66 family insertion elements, is considered an accessory protein, since TnpC, encoded by a neighboring gene, is a DDE family transposase.): MTIQLSDLGQVYLVCGKTDMRQGIDSLAYLIKSQFNLDPFSGQVYLFCGGRKDRFKALYWDGQGFWLLYKRFENGKLTWPNNEEEVKALTSEQVDWLMKGFSIIPKINVSKSRDFY, translated from the coding sequence ATGACCATCCAACTCAGTGATTTAGGTCAAGTTTACTTGGTCTGTGGAAAAACAGATATGCGTCAGGGAATTGATTCCCTGGCCTATCTTATCAAAAGTCAGTTCAACCTGGATCCCTTCTCCGGTCAGGTCTATCTCTTCTGCGGAGGTCGAAAAGACCGGTTCAAAGCTCTTTATTGGGATGGACAGGGATTTTGGTTATTGTATAAACGTTTTGAAAATGGGAAATTGACCTGGCCAAACAATGAAGAAGAGGTCAAGGCTCTAACTTCCGAGCAAGTCGACTGGCTCATGAAAGGATTTTCTATCATTCCAAAAATAAATGTTTCAAAAAGTCGTGATTTCTATTGA
- the cadX gene encoding Cd(II)/Zn(II)-sensing metalloregulatory transcriptional regulator CadX — protein sequence MKKDSICQVDVINQQNVTTATNYLEKEKVQKSLRILSKFTDNKQINIIFYLLAVEELCVCDIACLLNLSMASASHHLRKLANQNILDTRREGKIIYYFIKDEEIRDFFNQLG from the coding sequence ATGAAAAAAGATAGTATCTGTCAAGTGGATGTTATTAATCAACAAAATGTTACAACCGCAACGAACTACCTTGAAAAGGAAAAAGTCCAAAAATCACTTCGCATTTTATCAAAATTTACCGATAATAAACAGATAAATATCATCTTTTATCTCCTTGCCGTCGAAGAACTCTGTGTCTGCGATATAGCCTGTTTACTAAATCTCAGTATGGCATCTGCCTCCCACCATCTTCGTAAACTAGCCAATCAAAACATCTTGGACACTAGAAGAGAGGGGAAAATTATATATTATTTTATAAAAGATGAGGAAATCAGAGATTTTTTTAATCAACTAGGATAA
- a CDS encoding CadD family cadmium resistance transporter has product MIQNVVTSIILYSGTAVDLLIILMLFFAKRKSRKDIINIYLGQFLGSVSLILLSLLFAFVLNYIPSKEILGLLGLIPIFLGLKVLLFGDSDGEAIAKEGLSKDNKNLIFLVAMITFTSCGADNIGVFVPYFTTLNLANLIVALLTFLVMIYLLVFSAQKLAQVPSVGETLEKYSRWFIAVVYLGLGIYILIENNSFDMLRAVLG; this is encoded by the coding sequence ATGATTCAAAATGTTGTTACTTCAATAATCCTGTATTCTGGGACAGCCGTAGACTTACTTATTATCCTAATGTTATTTTTTGCCAAAAGAAAAAGCAGAAAAGACATCATTAACATCTATTTAGGACAATTTCTAGGCTCTGTTAGTCTAATATTGCTAAGTTTGCTTTTTGCATTTGTCTTAAATTATATTCCTAGTAAAGAGATTTTAGGTTTACTCGGTTTGATTCCAATTTTCCTAGGCCTCAAAGTTTTGCTTTTTGGAGATTCTGATGGCGAAGCTATTGCCAAAGAAGGTTTGAGCAAAGATAATAAAAACCTGATTTTTCTAGTCGCTATGATTACTTTTACAAGTTGTGGTGCTGACAATATTGGTGTCTTTGTCCCATATTTTACTACCTTAAATTTAGCGAATTTGATAGTGGCTTTACTTACCTTTCTAGTCATGATTTATCTCTTGGTTTTTTCTGCCCAAAAATTGGCACAAGTCCCTTCTGTTGGAGAAACTTTGGAAAAATATAGCAGATGGTTTATTGCCGTTGTCTATTTAGGATTGGGGATATATATCCTGATTGAAAACAACAGCTTTGACATGCTACGGGCTGTGTTAGGCTAG
- the rpmG gene encoding 50S ribosomal protein L33, with the protein MRVNITLEHKESGERLYLTSKNKRNTPDRLQLKKYSPKLRKHVIFTEVK; encoded by the coding sequence ATGCGCGTAAATATTACACTTGAACACAAAGAATCTGGTGAGCGTTTGTACCTTACTTCAAAAAACAAACGTAACACTCCAGACCGTCTTCAATTGAAAAAATACTCACCAAAATTGCGCAAGCACGTGATTTTTACTGAGGTTAAGTAA
- the rpmF gene encoding 50S ribosomal protein L32, producing the protein MAVPARRTSKAKKNKRRTHYKVAAPTVKFDETTGDYSRSHRVSLKGYYKGRKIAKAASAE; encoded by the coding sequence ATGGCAGTACCTGCACGTCGCACTTCAAAAGCGAAGAAAAACAAACGTCGTACTCACTATAAAGTAGCAGCTCCAACTGTGAAATTTGATGAAACTACTGGAGATTACTCACGTTCTCACCGTGTATCTTTGAAAGGATACTACAAAGGACGTAAAATCGCTAAGGCTGCTTCAGCTGAATAA
- a CDS encoding SEC10/PgrA surface exclusion domain-containing protein, with translation MKKNKYIYGTIAATTAITLATVGASNVSANTQYGIQLNRVTGEWQTVNNATGEIVKSVPNETYSSYEEAEASLMTSTVETSVTTEAPAAETTAVETPKTAAEVKSEVDAQQAVVDTTAQDATNAQSDADAANQDVTTAQADVDTATQAVKDAEANTVNATPENIAANQADQTANLVDQQANATETDEVNAEITAQTQTVADAQTAVDTAQAEKDQADATVTAKEADVKAAQDAISGTGLAEAQANLDQATKDVATATTALDAATKAANAAKKTDAERQTAIDAATTDVAVKTDAVTTASAKLTAAQDAVKQTTDALTKATDAVKSAQDALANVDTVTIVMPDTIVSDEVKQRNGYTSNVSNFKTAYEKYMTNKTSQWSLTLTGQGVKVAQASSTNISPADKNKIVNIDALTNEQQTELSLYAAQVLTEVRKVLGRPAMGVTDASLQSATAQAKKYIARGTSARQDGHLWGDYIGENISLTASRYTMTMYELKERMYEAIISQTFLDAPSNWGHSRNNMSGNYVGVALANVGGDLHIISVIQTAGGTEITNPNDPTTLQAALAKAQADQSAAQAASDTAQANLVKASSDYAKALELKTQAEKTLADATATPLQTQVAENNLRLATIALQNAEARKADAQKAVDNFSANLAEKKAALDTAKADLAQAQATATAKAEALETAKVELVKQQGTLDSLNKDKDALLAEKDRLVEEAKALATELKGYLEAPAILAEAQATLTEKQAALTEAQAKAETAQNKLETVTAKLAAEESKLAELQAEYNKLKDLEDKAKDNVIATLPDGTIVAIPKDAPTAVEKPAIDIDAVKQALDKGQDVKVVDDKVVVTNPQAGVTVTPRGITYSRVDRAKALPNTGEQTSLLALAGVAVLSSLGLASARRRKQG, from the coding sequence ATGAAAAAGAACAAGTATATATATGGCACAATCGCAGCAACTACTGCCATCACCCTTGCAACCGTTGGTGCGTCTAACGTATCAGCAAATACACAATATGGAATTCAATTAAACCGTGTTACTGGTGAATGGCAAACTGTCAACAATGCTACAGGTGAAATTGTAAAATCTGTACCAAATGAAACTTATTCTTCTTATGAAGAAGCTGAAGCATCATTGATGACATCAACCGTTGAAACATCAGTTACAACTGAAGCACCAGCCGCGGAAACAACTGCTGTCGAAACACCTAAAACTGCTGCTGAAGTTAAATCAGAAGTTGATGCACAACAAGCTGTTGTTGATACTACTGCTCAAGATGCAACTAACGCTCAATCTGATGCAGACGCAGCTAACCAAGACGTTACCACTGCTCAAGCAGACGTTGATACTGCAACCCAAGCAGTCAAAGACGCTGAAGCAAATACCGTAAACGCAACACCAGAAAACATTGCAGCAAACCAAGCTGACCAAACAGCTAACCTTGTAGACCAACAAGCAAACGCTACAGAAACAGATGAAGTTAACGCTGAAATCACAGCACAAACTCAAACTGTTGCTGACGCACAAACTGCTGTTGATACTGCACAAGCAGAAAAAGACCAAGCAGATGCTACTGTCACTGCTAAAGAAGCTGACGTAAAAGCAGCACAAGACGCTATTTCTGGTACTGGTCTTGCTGAAGCCCAAGCTAACCTTGACCAAGCAACTAAAGATGTCGCTACAGCAACTACTGCTCTTGACGCTGCAACTAAGGCTGCTAACGCTGCTAAGAAAACAGATGCAGAACGTCAAACTGCAATTGATGCAGCAACAACTGACGTTGCAGTTAAAACAGATGCGGTAACAACTGCTTCAGCAAAATTGACCGCTGCACAAGATGCTGTTAAACAAACAACTGATGCACTAACTAAGGCTACTGATGCTGTCAAATCAGCACAAGATGCTCTTGCAAATGTTGATACTGTTACAATTGTCATGCCAGACACAATTGTTTCAGATGAAGTGAAACAAAGAAATGGTTATACATCAAATGTTTCTAACTTTAAAACAGCTTATGAAAAGTATATGACAAATAAAACCAGCCAATGGTCACTAACATTGACTGGTCAAGGTGTTAAGGTGGCTCAAGCCTCAAGCACCAATATCAGTCCAGCTGATAAAAACAAAATTGTCAACATTGATGCCTTAACAAATGAACAACAAACAGAACTCAGCCTTTATGCAGCGCAAGTTTTGACTGAAGTTCGAAAAGTTCTAGGTAGACCAGCTATGGGTGTTACCGACGCCTCTCTACAATCAGCAACTGCTCAAGCCAAAAAATACATTGCTCGTGGAACATCAGCTCGTCAAGATGGACACCTTTGGGGTGATTACATTGGAGAAAACATTTCGTTAACGGCATCACGCTATACAATGACGATGTATGAACTCAAAGAACGTATGTATGAAGCAATCATCAGTCAAACATTCTTAGATGCACCATCTAACTGGGGACATTCTAGAAATAATATGAGCGGTAACTACGTTGGTGTTGCTCTTGCTAATGTTGGCGGTGATCTTCATATCATCAGCGTTATTCAAACTGCTGGTGGTACAGAAATTACCAACCCTAACGACCCAACAACTCTTCAAGCTGCCCTTGCTAAAGCTCAGGCAGATCAATCAGCAGCACAAGCCGCATCTGATACTGCTCAAGCAAATCTTGTAAAAGCAAGCTCAGATTACGCTAAGGCTCTTGAATTGAAGACTCAAGCAGAGAAAACTCTTGCTGATGCTACTGCAACACCGCTTCAAACACAGGTAGCAGAAAACAACCTACGTCTTGCAACAATTGCACTTCAAAATGCTGAAGCTCGCAAAGCTGATGCACAAAAAGCAGTTGATAACTTCTCAGCAAACCTTGCTGAGAAGAAAGCCGCACTTGATACAGCTAAGGCTGACCTTGCTCAAGCACAAGCTACTGCTACTGCAAAAGCAGAGGCTCTTGAAACAGCTAAGGTTGAGCTTGTTAAACAACAAGGTACACTTGATAGCTTGAACAAAGACAAAGACGCTCTTCTTGCAGAAAAAGACCGTTTGGTTGAAGAAGCAAAAGCACTTGCTACTGAGTTGAAAGGTTATCTTGAAGCACCAGCTATTCTTGCTGAAGCTCAAGCAACACTTACTGAAAAACAAGCGGCTCTTACTGAAGCACAAGCTAAAGCTGAAACAGCACAAAACAAACTTGAAACTGTTACTGCTAAACTTGCAGCAGAAGAAAGCAAATTGGCTGAACTTCAAGCTGAGTACAACAAACTCAAAGACCTTGAAGACAAAGCAAAAGACAATGTAATTGCAACACTTCCAGACGGAACAATTGTTGCAATACCAAAAGATGCACCAACTGCTGTTGAAAAACCAGCTATTGATATTGATGCAGTCAAACAAGCTCTTGATAAAGGTCAAGATGTGAAGGTTGTTGACGATAAGGTTGTGGTGACAAACCCACAAGCAGGTGTCACCGTCACACCACGAGGTATTACTTACTCACGTGTAGACCGTGCTAAGGCCTTGCCAAACACAGGGGAGCAAACAAGTTTGTTGGCACTCGCAGGTGTGGCAGTATTATCTAGTCTTGGTCTTGCAAGTGCAAGAAGACGCAAACAAGGATAG
- the hisS gene encoding histidine--tRNA ligase, translating into MKLQKPKGTQDLLPQDSAKWQYVEHFARNIFKQYNYAEIRTPIFEHYEVISRSVGDTTDIVTKEMYDFYDKGERHITLRPEGTAPVVRSYVENKLFAPEVQKPAKFYYMGPMFRYERPQAGRLRQFHQIGVECFGSNNPATDVETIAMAYHFFEELGIKDIRLHLNSLGNPESRAAYRQALIDYLTPLKDQLSKDSQRRLEENPLRVLDSKEKEDKIAVENAPSILDYLDEESRVHFETVKSMLDSLGIAYTIDTNMVRGLDYYNHTIFEFMTEVGGNDLTICAGGRYDGLVTYFGGPETPAFGFGMGIERLILVLEKQGIELPLDTQLDVYIAVLGQEANSGALELVQAIRKQGFRAERDYLDRKLKAQFKSADVFGAKTIITLGGSELESGQVVVKNNQTRSQVETSLETLKTDFASILEELEKQ; encoded by the coding sequence ATGAAATTACAAAAACCAAAAGGAACGCAAGATTTATTACCACAGGATTCTGCCAAGTGGCAGTATGTCGAACATTTTGCTCGGAACATTTTCAAACAGTACAATTACGCTGAGATTCGCACACCGATCTTCGAGCATTACGAGGTGATCAGTCGTTCGGTTGGTGATACGACGGACATTGTGACCAAGGAGATGTACGATTTCTATGACAAGGGAGAGCGTCATATCACTCTTCGTCCAGAAGGGACGGCACCGGTTGTTCGCTCCTATGTAGAAAACAAGCTCTTTGCTCCAGAAGTACAAAAACCTGCTAAGTTCTATTACATGGGCCCAATGTTCCGCTATGAGCGTCCGCAGGCAGGTCGTCTCCGTCAGTTCCACCAGATTGGAGTGGAGTGTTTCGGTTCCAATAACCCAGCGACAGATGTAGAAACCATTGCTATGGCCTATCACTTCTTTGAAGAGTTAGGGATCAAGGATATCCGCCTCCACCTCAACAGTCTGGGCAATCCAGAGAGCCGTGCCGCTTATCGCCAGGCCTTGATTGATTATCTGACACCACTCAAGGACCAGCTATCTAAGGACAGCCAGCGTCGCTTGGAAGAAAATCCCTTGCGTGTGTTGGATTCCAAGGAAAAAGAAGACAAGATTGCTGTGGAAAATGCGCCGTCTATCTTGGATTACTTGGATGAAGAAAGTAGAGTCCACTTTGAAACTGTCAAGTCTATGTTGGACAGTCTAGGTATTGCTTACACCATCGACACCAACATGGTGCGTGGTTTGGACTACTACAACCACACCATTTTCGAGTTTATGACAGAAGTGGGTGGTAACGACCTGACCATCTGTGCCGGTGGCCGTTATGATGGTTTGGTGACCTACTTTGGTGGACCAGAAACGCCAGCCTTTGGCTTTGGTATGGGGATTGAACGTCTCATCCTAGTCCTTGAAAAGCAAGGCATCGAGCTCCCTCTCGACACTCAGCTAGATGTCTACATCGCAGTTTTAGGTCAGGAGGCCAATAGCGGAGCGTTGGAGCTGGTTCAAGCCATCCGCAAGCAAGGCTTCCGAGCAGAGCGTGACTATCTGGACCGCAAGCTCAAGGCCCAGTTCAAGTCAGCAGATGTTTTTGGAGCTAAGACCATTATCACACTTGGTGGAAGCGAGTTGGAAAGCGGACAGGTAGTGGTTAAAAATAACCAGACAAGAAGTCAAGTTGAAACAAGCTTGGAAACACTTAAAACAGATTTTGCAAGTATTTTAGAAGAATTGGAGAAGCAGTAG
- the adhP gene encoding alcohol dehydrogenase AdhP yields MKAVVVNPESTGVVVVEKELRPLEAGEALVQIEYCGVCHTDLHVANGDFGKVPGRVLGHEGIGIVTEIAPDVTSLKVGDRVSVAWFFQGCGTCEYCTTGRETLCRTVKNAGYSVDGGMAEQWIVTADYAVKVPEGLDPAQASSITCAGVTCYKAIKEAHLEPGQWIAIYGAGGLGNLAVQYAKKVFNAHVIAVDINNDKLELAKEVGADVIINGLEVEDVPGYIKEVTGGGAHSTVVTAVSKVAFNQAIDSVRAGGYVVAVGLPSEYMDLSIVKTVLDGIKVVGSLVGTRKDLEEAFHFGAMGLVVPVVQKRPVEDAEAVFDEMAAGTIQGRMVLDFCHSH; encoded by the coding sequence ATGAAAGCAGTTGTTGTTAATCCAGAATCTACTGGTGTTGTCGTTGTTGAAAAAGAACTTCGTCCACTCGAAGCTGGCGAAGCTCTGGTCCAAATTGAGTACTGTGGTGTTTGTCACACTGACCTCCACGTTGCCAATGGTGATTTTGGTAAGGTTCCTGGTCGCGTTCTTGGTCACGAAGGTATCGGTATCGTGACTGAAATTGCTCCTGATGTGACCAGCTTGAAGGTCGGCGACCGTGTCAGCGTTGCTTGGTTCTTCCAAGGTTGTGGTACTTGCGAATACTGTACTACTGGCCGTGAAACCCTCTGCCGCACTGTAAAAAATGCAGGCTACTCTGTTGACGGTGGTATGGCTGAGCAATGGATTGTAACAGCAGACTATGCAGTAAAAGTTCCAGAAGGTCTTGATCCAGCTCAAGCAAGCTCTATCACTTGTGCGGGCGTTACTTGCTACAAAGCGATTAAAGAAGCTCACTTGGAACCAGGTCAATGGATCGCTATCTATGGTGCTGGCGGACTCGGAAACCTTGCTGTACAATACGCTAAAAAAGTGTTCAATGCCCACGTTATTGCTGTAGATATCAATAATGATAAATTGGAATTAGCCAAGGAAGTCGGTGCAGATGTCATCATCAATGGACTTGAAGTAGAAGACGTGCCTGGCTATATCAAGGAAGTAACTGGTGGCGGTGCTCACTCAACTGTCGTAACGGCTGTTTCTAAGGTTGCCTTCAACCAGGCTATTGACAGCGTTCGTGCAGGTGGCTATGTGGTGGCTGTCGGACTTCCATCTGAATACATGGACCTCAGTATCGTGAAGACTGTGCTAGACGGTATCAAAGTGGTCGGCTCTCTGGTTGGTACTCGTAAAGACCTAGAAGAAGCCTTCCACTTCGGTGCTATGGGCTTGGTTGTTCCAGTCGTTCAAAAACGTCCAGTCGAAGATGCCGAAGCAGTCTTTGATGAAATGGCTGCAGGTACTATCCAAGGCCGTATGGTCTTAGACTTCTGCCACTCACACTAA